A region of the Kribbella sp. NBC_01245 genome:
GTTCAGCAAGGTCATCATGCAGAGCGGCTCGTGCGCGTTCAACTGGGACGACAACAGCCAATACCCCGGCCAGGCCGCCGACTCCCCCTGGTCGCCCCAGAGCGCCGTACGACGGAATGGCGCCGAGGTGGCTGTTCGTTGAAGTCAGACCTTGCAAAGGCCGGGAAGTGCCGAAGTGATGAGTCGGCGCTTGCTTGTGTTCGGAAGGCTTCCGCGGCTGACCTGATGCCGGTGAGCCTGGCGTTTACGCAGCTGGCGTACAGGTCGTCGGTATTACCTGAGAGCCCTGCGAAGGCAATGGCGGCCGGGAGGTTCCACCGGGTGCCAGGGCTCTCGGGGAACAACCATGACGAGGCTGCGTCGTGGTTGGTGGCGTTCAATGTGTCTGACGAGAACTACGCGCGGCTGATCGCAGACATGGTTGGGCTTTCGCAGGCGGCCAAGGTTGTCAGGGAGTACCCGTTGTCGGCGTACGACTCGGCGGCCGAGGCGTGGACTGCGGTGACGACTGACCGGATCTGGTCTTGTACGCAGGTGCAGAACGATCGGCAGGCCGCGCGGTTCGTACCGACGTACGCCTATGAGTTCGCGGATAAACGCTCGCCGTTGGCTTCGGCGGGTCAGGGCGCGGCACACGCCGTGGAGTTGCCGTACCTGTTCAGTTTGGGCGGTTACGACTTCCCGTTGTCGGAGACCCAGCAGACGCTGTCGAACCAGATGGTCGACTACTGGACGGCCTTCGCTCGTACTGGCGATCCCAACGGCCAGGGGCGGCCTCACTGGGCTGCGACCGGCGCTGGCGCCGTACGCGGTCTATCCCTGGCTCCGAGCGACCAGGGTGGGATCAAGCCGGTAGACCTGGGTGTCGAGCACCACTGCGACTTCTGGGCGGGGATCAACTAGGTACTGTCGATCGGGAACAGTTGCGCCGGTTCGCGGAGTTGTTTCCGGGGTAGCGCTTGACTCGACTGGAAGGCAGTAATGAATCTTCGGATCGGTTACAAGGCGTCGGCGGAGCAGTTCGGCCCGCGGGAGCTGGTGGAGTATTCCGTGCGTGCCGAGGAGGTCGGCCTGGACACGGTGACGGTTTCGGACCACTTCCTGCCCTGGCGGCACGACAACGGGCACGCGCCGTTCTCGCTCGCCTGGATGGCCGCTGTCGGCGAGCGGACCGAGCGGGTGCTGC
Encoded here:
- a CDS encoding carboxylesterase family protein; its protein translation is MRVQLGRQQPIPRPGRRLPLVAPERRTTEWRRGGCSLKSDLAKAGKCRSDESALACVRKASAADLMPVSLAFTQLAYRSSVLPESPAKAMAAGRFHRVPGLSGNNHDEAASWLVAFNVSDENYARLIADMVGLSQAAKVVREYPLSAYDSAAEAWTAVTTDRIWSCTQVQNDRQAARFVPTYAYEFADKRSPLASAGQGAAHAVELPYLFSLGGYDFPLSETQQTLSNQMVDYWTAFARTGDPNGQGRPHWAATGAGAVRGLSLAPSDQGGIKPVDLGVEHHCDFWAGIN